The following are from one region of the Littorina saxatilis isolate snail1 linkage group LG4, US_GU_Lsax_2.0, whole genome shotgun sequence genome:
- the LOC138964970 gene encoding ADP-ribosylation factor-like protein 6, which produces MGFFDTLAQWLGVKKREVNVLVVGLDNSGKTTIINHFKPHDSKNHDIVPTVGFNVERFTSKALAFTAFDMSGQGRYRNLWEHYYRECHGVIFVIDSSDKLRMVVAKDELDLLLQHSDLKNRRIPILFFANKMDLRESVSSVKCSSLMGLDQIRDKPWHICASNAVTGEGLSEGVDWLTDQIKDLIESKKK; this is translated from the coding sequence ATGGGCTTCTTCGATACGCTGGCTCAGTGGCTCGGAGTCAAAAAGAGGGAAGTCAACGTCCTAGTGGTTGGTTTGGATAAttctggtaaaacaacaataatCAACCATTTCAAGCCGCATGATTCCAAAAACCATGACATCGTACCGACAGTAGGTTTCAATGTCGAACGCTTCACATCCAAAGCTTTGGCGTTCACGGCGTTCGATATGTCAGGCCAGGGTCGGTATCGCAATCTATGGGAGCACTACTACCGAGAGTGTCATGGGGTCATTTTTGTCATTGACAGCAGTGACAAACTGCGCATGGTGGTGGCCAAGGATGAGCTGGATCTTCTGCTTCAGCATTCGGACCTGAAGAATCGTCGTATCCCAATTTTGTTCTTTGCAAACAAGATGGACTTGCGAGAATCTGTATCAAGCGTGAAGTGCTCCAGCCTGATGGGTCTTGACCAGATACGAGACAAACCATGGCATATTTGTGCCAGTAACGCCGTCACAGGAGAGGGTCTGAGCGAGGGAGTTGATTGGCTTACAGATCAAATCAAAGATCTTATAGAAAGCAAGAAAAAATAG
- the LOC138964971 gene encoding uncharacterized protein, producing the protein MDRSPDRDSLFSLREMVDQQAKEQAIFAARLADFPHSFQLRSPDSLTSTRLKKLTKGLESALSVGYKTGLETARARNLLAYFLHCMDRTDDALNELNKVLAMEDQHDNLVTLANKANILRKQYRLSEADEHVERLQQIQEKSPDFKYLVTKAKAELAFTYSRHEPSFFPDAERIFLEVIPDAREPELWLWKFGLALTRRREIRVKPHEMVPTPTADVMKELRDLLDLFLKIAKKCSSENLRAKVYAEIAIVLNHVRKTTHQKTFYKKAGMNVHEACERALDLDGDDNSVLCKCGKMFRYVARNEESRELLEKAVSIRPSSTGFHHLGLTLQRLAQPQLPGYHHYHRPQHSRGSGTSRYQNMVQQFGSMSVGRSAQSEGYEPHRLFGEQMPPNSGNRGNNRRGNRGRYNRGNPENHRQAPGVPGRYTNQHNNPQHHPGTRFPRGNSVQHYNGNRTPTGRNNAGDAQGMTFTRGGYAANSRDQHHDASGMSAASRGTKLSVSLPESKEAKIMQELMKSPTKEMTDLSWDNMLVREAERNFELAVEFSEGENTRALFDLALVRTKIGLKEKALADLKKILQIEKNICVFEHIRVYEQMGSIIKEMAESEANGEKRKQLLNDSKSMLYHSLTIASRFFSRSQGEKEYIREVLVSFSALLKDVEDSDCSAHQKLKEKAKLYQLIRDHGQSLDLLKEIEKMDPEKTEDPEYLKLCITQYMALEKFDEALAFKSLLECTSQGMQTMQLFGDPSFEAKLYIQAARHALLHDKPSAKAHFQTLFHDTVLLNVDHESVTSEDTDASGDPRTEAGTWDIMIVHEDRTEEKAATLTHILQDTCGLSVATVNKVVPPNKLELEGGLRIMRRSTMVLVLAGTKPVSKEMRFLMDRAVKRQTTVTLLVDGERVPEMLHTHRSMVCPGHLFTEPAGAEAAEIERERRTLQVNAICNVIRFIVNLDMNADWV; encoded by the exons ATGGATCGCTCACCAGACAGAG aTTCCCTCTTTTCCCTGAGAGAGATGGTGGATCAGCAGGCCAAAGAACAAGCCATTTTTGCAGCTCGGCTGGCAGACTTTCCCCACTCTTTCCAGCTGCGCTCTCCAGACAGCCTGACATCCACGCGGCTGAAGAAGCTCACGAAAGGCCTTGAATCAGCGTTGTCAGTGGGCTACAAGACAGGGTTGGAAACAGCGCGAGCCAGGAACCTGCTGGCCTATTTCTTGCACTGTATGGACCGCACTGACGACGCTCTCAACGAACTGAACAAGGTCCTGGCCATGGAGGACCAGCACGACAACCTGGTGACTCTGGCCAACAAAGCCAATATCCTCAGGAAGCAGTACCGCCTCTCGGAAGCTGACGAGCACGTGGAGAGGCTTCAACAGATCCAAGAAAAGAGCCCAGACTTCAAGTACCTCGTCACCAAAGCCAAAGCAGAGCTAGCCTTTACCTATTCGCGTCATGAGCCCAGCTTCTTCCCTGATGCAGAGCGAATATTCTTGGAAGTGATCCCCGACGCGAGAGAGCCTGAGCTATGGCTGTGGAAGTTTGGTCTTGCTTTGACCAGGAGACGAGAAATACGCGTGAAGCCTCACGAAATGGTTCCGACGCCGACAGCAGATGTCATGAAGGAGCTTCGCGACCTTCTCGATCTGTTTCTAAAAATTGCCAAGAAATGCAGTTCTGAGAATTTGAGGGCAAAGGTGTATGCTGAAATCGCCATCGTCCTTAATCATGTCCGCAAAACGACACACCAAAAAACTTTCTACAAAAAAGCCGGTATGAATGTACACGAGGCCTGCGAGAGAGCTCTGGACTTGGATGGCGACGACAATTCCGTGTTGTGCAAATGCGGAAAAATGTTCCGCTATGTGGCGAGGAATGAGGAGTCGCGAGAACTTCTTGAAAAAGCAGTTTCCATTCGACCTTCGTCCACAGGCTTCCACCATCTGGGTTTGACCCTTCAACGCCTCGCTCAGCCCCAACTACCAGGTTACCACCACTACCACAGGCCACAGCACTCGCGCGGGAGTGGCACCTCGAGATATCAAAACATGGTTCAACAGTTTGGTTCAATGTCTGTCGGGAGGTCAGCGCAGAGCGAGGGCTATGAACCTCACCGTCTATTCGGAGAGCAAATGCCGCCAAATTCGGGAAATCGTGGCAACAACAGGCGTGGAAATAGAGGAAGGTACAACCGCGGTAATCCTGAAAATCACCGTCAGGCCCCAGGAGTGCCTGGACGATACACTAATCAGCACAACAATCCTCAACATCACCCGGGAACAAGATTCCCTCGCGGAAATTCTGTTCAGCATTACAACGGCAATCGAACGCCCACAGGAAGGAACAACGCCGGTGATGCCCAAGGAATGACGTTCACAAGAGGAGGATACGCAGCTAACAGTCGTGATCAGCATCACGACGCTTCGGGAATGTCCGCAGCTTCAAGAGGAACAAAACTCAGTGTTTCTCTCCCTGAAAGCAAAGAAGCCAAAATCATGCAGGAGCTTATGAAATCCCCGACAAAAGAAATGACGGATTTGTCATGGGATAACATGCTAGTGAGAGAAGCAGAGCGCAATTTTGAACTGGCGGTTGAGTTCAGTGAGGGAGAGAATACACGGGCCCTGTTTGACTTGGCATTGGTGCGCACAAAGATCGGGTTAAAGGAAAAGGCATTGGCAGACCTAAAAAAAATTCTACAAATTGAGAAGAACATTTGTGTTTTTGAACACATCCGCGTGTACGAACAAATGGGTTCAATCATAAAAGAGATGGCAGAATCTGAAGCTAATGGAGAGAAGAGGAAGCAGCTTCTGAACGACAGCAAATCGATGCTTTATCACTCATTAACAATCGCCTCGCGATTTTTCTCGAGAAGCCAAGGTGAAAAAGAGTACATACGAGAAGTCTTGGTATCGTTTTCTGCCCTGCTAAAAGACGTGGAAGACTCAGACTGCAGCGCTCACCAGAAACTGAAGGAAAAGGCCAAGCTATACCAGCTGATCAGAGACCACGGCCAGTCGCTGGACTTGCTCAAAGAAATCGAGAAGATGGACCCCGAGAAGACCGAGGACCCAGAGTATCTCAAACTGTGCATCACTCAGTACATGGCGTTGGAAAAGTTCGACGAAGCCTTAGCCTTCAAGTCGCTGCTGGAGTGCACCTCGCAGGGCATGCAGACGATGCAGTTGTTTGGAGATCCCTCCTTTGAGGCCAAGCTCTACATACAGGCCGCGCGTCACGCCTTGCTGCACGATAAGCCTTCAGCCAAAGCGCACTTCCAGACCCTGTTCCACGATACTGTTCTCCTCAACGTCGACCACGAGTCCGTCACCTCTGAAGACACGGACGCATCTGGGGACCCCAGGACAGAAGCCGGCACGTGGGACATCATGATCGTGCACGAGGACAGGACGGAAGAGAAAGCCGCAACCTTGACCCACATTCTGCAGGACACATGCGGTCTGAGCGTGGCCACGGTGAACAAGGTCGTCCCGCCCAACAAGCTGGAGCTGGAGGGAGGACTACGGATCATGAGGAGGAGTACCATGGTGCTGGTCCTGGCGGGAACCAAACCCGTCTCCAAGGAAATGCGGTTCCTGATGGACAGGGCCGTGAAGCGCCAGACCACAGTGACCCTGCTAGTGGACGGGGAGCGCGTGCCAGAGATGCTGCATACTCACCGCTCCATGGTCTGTCCAGGCCACCTCTTCACGGAGCCTGCTGGGGCGGAGGcggcagagatagagagagaacggAGGACATTACAGGTGAATGCTATTTGTAATGTCATCAGATTCATCGTCAACCTGGACATGAATGCAGACTGGGTCTGA